The segment GCGCATACCGGGTGATCAGGGGGGTGGAGCCCGGACGCAGGGAGCGGGCAAACAGCCATGCCAGGGCCCCCTGAATAAGCACCGGTACTGCGTAGATCAGCCATTTCCCGGCCGGCTCGGCACCCAGAAGCAACACTAGCACGGCCAGCACCAGGGCCATCACCGCTCGGCCGAGCACGGGCAGGACCGGCCAGGCGAGGACCAGGATGAGCAGCGCCAGCCAGGCCAGCGGCAGTCGCGGCAGCTCCAGGAAAATGCCCGCGATCACGGCCACCGGGTAGCCCAGGGCTACCGCGGCGGCGAGACGGGTACTCACGACGTGGCTCGGTGCGCCTCGATATGGGCGGTCAGGGCCCGCAAGGATGCGAAGATCTGGCGATTGTTCTCGTCATCGGAGCGGATCTGCACGCCATAGGCCCGCGAGATGGCCAGTGCCAGTTCCAGCGCATCGATCGAGTCCAGCCCAAGGCCCTCGCGGAACAAGGGGGCCTCCGGCTCGATGTCCTCGGGGCTGACCTCTTCGAGATTCAGGCTGTCGACGATCAGCCTGGCGACTTCCTGTTCCATTGCGGTTTGTGCTGCCACGTCTCTCCCCTAAATAGCGACGGAATCCGAAAGCGTTTCCCGGGGAAACGCTGATTGTTCCCCTGGGGAGGTGCTGGGCGCGCCGTGCACCTCCCGGCCCGGGGCCGATGATACGCAACCCCAGGGGGGCGTGGTACCCTCCAAATGCAGGGAATACGCGGTTTTGCGGGCGGGGCGGCAGAGTGGGTGCTCTCACGGGGGGCAGCCAGTCGACCGCCAGCGAATCGCCAGGGGGCAAGTATGGGGGGCGAGTCGTGATCGGCGGTCGGGTAGGACTGCGGCGCGTCGGGCCGGACGGGCTGCTGACCTTCGGGCTGTCCAATCTGGTCATTGTGCTGACGGCGGGACTTAGCTGGCTCGCGTTGTGGGGGCGTATGCATCTGTGGGTCCGGAGCCTGGACTGTCCGGGCCGAGCACCCTGGGTCATTGTCCTGGGGCAGCAGTTACAAGAGGGTTGCCCTGGACCGGGTTACCGGCTGCGCCTGTTGCGAACCCTGCGCCTGCTGCGGCGCGACCCGGAGGCCCGCGTTCTGCTGCTGGGCGGATACACATCGCCCGAAGGCCCCAGCGAGTCGGCCGCGGGTGCGGCCTTTCTGCGTCAGCGCGGCATCCCGGCCTCTCGCATCTTTTGTGAAGAGGACTCGCGGCACACCCTGGAGAATCTGCAAAACGCCCGCGACCTGCTCGTCCAGCGTACCGGCGGCCGCCTGCCGCGCTGTGTGCTCGTGACCAGTCGCTTTCACCTGCCCCGTGCGGTGGCCATCGCGCGCGGGGTGGGTCTCGAGGTCTGTCCCTGCCCTGCCGAGCGCTCGCCCCGGGTGCCACAGGTGCGTCTGGCGCGGGAAATCTGGATGCTGCACTGGTATCACACCGGACGACTGTTTGCCCGGTTAATCCGTCATCAGGGGATGCTCGACCGGATCAGCTAGGCCTCCAATGCGGTGACCGTGCGGTGACCGCCGCCGCTACATCGCGCGGATGCGTTCGCGCTGGGCGTCGAGCTGGTCGCGGGTGGCGTGCATCTCGGCGACGCGGTCGCGTTCCTT is part of the Thioalkalivibrio sp. K90mix genome and harbors:
- a CDS encoding phosphopantetheine-binding protein, giving the protein MAAQTAMEQEVARLIVDSLNLEEVSPEDIEPEAPLFREGLGLDSIDALELALAISRAYGVQIRSDDENNRQIFASLRALTAHIEAHRATS
- a CDS encoding YdcF family protein; translated protein: MIGGRVGLRRVGPDGLLTFGLSNLVIVLTAGLSWLALWGRMHLWVRSLDCPGRAPWVIVLGQQLQEGCPGPGYRLRLLRTLRLLRRDPEARVLLLGGYTSPEGPSESAAGAAFLRQRGIPASRIFCEEDSRHTLENLQNARDLLVQRTGGRLPRCVLVTSRFHLPRAVAIARGVGLEVCPCPAERSPRVPQVRLAREIWMLHWYHTGRLFARLIRHQGMLDRIS
- a CDS encoding ketosynthase; amino-acid sequence: MSTRLAAAVALGYPVAVIAGIFLELPRLPLAWLALLILVLAWPVLPVLGRAVMALVLAVLVLLLGAEPAGKWLIYAVPVLIQGALAWLFARSLRPGSTPLITRYALAMGASDSTPVHRYTRRLTAVWALLCGGLALLSAILAVAVPTTTWALFANGINYLFLAALFMLEYPLRRWLLRDEPRAGFLPYLAALARADHRQILRQR